A section of the Spirochaetota bacterium genome encodes:
- a CDS encoding hemolysin family protein, translated as MDSNLFDLIILIIFTLLSAFFSGSETALFSLTKSNLHKFSISLSKRERILSGIMSAPEKILITILVGNLFVNIVLSAISTKLLLNVWSGYGHFISIAIVSIIVIIFCEISPKIISMNNYESLSKMAIPILNGFHKILMPLRELLLVITNGIIKMLNLELEKEKMITEEELDMAIRIGEMRRVISKEEFTFIQNVLRFSKKDALNVMIPRNIAVFIPFNATIEEAVKIFLEAGVVRAPVFKEDRDNIVGVLDSRELVPYVRGYKKAKNINKLIHNIYHYPASKELGELLKEFLMKKIQIAIVIDEYGGTAGVVTLSSIISELMGRDFTLGDKARKSDIRQLDDETCIISGDMQIDDFNFSFSDNIESTDSETIGGYIIEKLGYFPKRKEKLITERHVFKIRNIKKNRIESIELIPRERG; from the coding sequence CCTTCATAAATTCTCCATATCCCTTAGCAAGAGGGAGAGAATCCTTTCAGGAATAATGAGCGCCCCTGAAAAAATATTAATTACCATTCTGGTAGGAAATCTCTTTGTTAATATCGTTCTCTCAGCGATATCCACAAAATTGCTATTAAATGTATGGAGCGGGTACGGCCATTTTATTTCCATTGCAATAGTTTCCATAATTGTGATCATTTTTTGTGAAATTTCACCAAAAATCATCTCTATGAATAATTATGAATCACTCTCCAAAATGGCAATACCAATTCTAAACGGTTTTCACAAAATACTTATGCCTCTACGAGAATTATTACTTGTAATAACCAATGGCATAATAAAGATGCTCAACCTTGAATTGGAAAAAGAAAAAATGATCACAGAAGAAGAATTGGATATGGCGATAAGGATTGGTGAGATGAGAAGAGTGATAAGCAAGGAGGAATTTACCTTTATACAAAATGTTCTCCGCTTCTCAAAAAAAGACGCCCTGAATGTGATGATACCAAGAAATATAGCTGTTTTTATTCCATTTAATGCGACCATCGAAGAGGCTGTAAAAATCTTTCTTGAAGCCGGTGTTGTCAGAGCTCCGGTTTTCAAGGAGGATCGCGATAATATTGTAGGAGTATTGGATTCCAGAGAGCTTGTTCCTTATGTAAGGGGTTATAAAAAGGCGAAGAATATTAACAAGCTTATTCATAATATATATCACTATCCTGCGTCAAAAGAGTTGGGCGAGCTATTAAAGGAGTTTCTAATGAAAAAGATTCAGATCGCAATTGTTATAGATGAATATGGTGGAACGGCTGGTGTAGTGACCCTTTCGTCTATTATATCGGAGTTGATGGGAAGGGACTTTACATTAGGAGATAAGGCAAGGAAATCAGATATAAGACAACTAGATGATGAGACCTGCATTATCTCCGGCGATATGCAGATTGATGATTTTAATTTTAGTTTTAGTGATAATATTGAAAGCACAGATTCAGAAACTATTGGAGGCTATATAATTGAAAAGCTTGGATACTTCCCCAAGAGAAAAGAAAAGCTTATAACAGAGAGACATGTCTTTAAAATAAGAAATATAAAAAAGAATAGGATTGAATCTATAGAATTAATTCCCAGGGAGAGAGGGTGA